Proteins from a genomic interval of Schistosoma mansoni strain Puerto Rico chromosome 2, complete genome:
- a CDS encoding putative ribosomal pseudouridine synthase: MLCARTLCKTLASVLNNMNKREKKNAKKAAAKAMLIKKRQEKRRLATDFVHYENSSISDYYTDGIFRKVFPYHFVFKAYAKERWINRKLRDVMQSEFNNNSDEAIAQKCESGEILVNNAKVDPDYIINDSDLLSQKVHRHECPVLNLPIEFVHDSDDILVVNKPPSIPIHPCGQYTLNSITHILAKDYGLRPLRFTHRLDRMTSGLLLIAKNYDTSVRLQSQISSKEVAKYYICHVEGCFPTEPIDQCTGFEINNGVVVCSQPVGPISRRMGVHGVLPESAGGKFARTHFLRLSYNPVTDTSLVICRLFTGRTHQIRIHVQYLGYPIVDDPLYNSADWGELKGKGANYGITIEEVIQRLSNSRNREKYIIQETNEKLKSSLDPNVLERLQLCKDPLCPDCKLTFKDPEMNNLILRLHAYRYSGSDWCYSAPLPSWVINENVPDLHDAIEEAIEQL, from the exons ATGCTTTGTGCTCGAACCCTATGTAAAACTTTAGCCAGTGTTCTGAATAACATGAACAAACGCGAGAAAAAGAATGCTAAAAAGGCTGCAGCTAAAGCTATGTTGATTAAGAAACGACAAGAGAAGAGACGATTAGCGACTGACTTTGTGCATTATGAGAATTCCAGCATCAGTGACTACTACACTGATGGGATATTTAGAAAG GTTTTCCCCTATCATTTCGTCTTCAAAGCTTATGCAAAGGAAAGGTGGATTAATCGTAAGCTTCGTGATGTCATGCAGtctgaatttaataataattctgaTGAAGCAATC GCACAGAAATGTGAATCAGGTGAAATCCTAGTGAATAATGCAAAAGTTGACCCTGACTATATCATAAATGATAGTGATCTCCTTTCTCAGAAGGTCCATCGTCATGAGTGTCCTGTACTAA ATCTTCCCATTGAGTTTGTACACGATTCAGACGATATTTTAGTGGTCAATAAACCTCCCTCCATACCTATTCATCCTTGTGGCCAGTACACGCTTAACAGCATCACACACATATTGGCCAAGGATTATGGTCTTCGTCCTCTACGATTTACCCACCGCCTTGATAG aatGACTTCTGGATTACTGCTAATCGCCAAGAACTACGATACATCTGTACGCCTGCAATCACAAATTAGTAGTAAGGAGGTTGCAAAA TATTATATATGTCATGTCGAAGGCTGTTTCCCAACCGAACCAATCGATCAATGTACTGGCTTTGAAATAAACAATGGAGTAGTGGTTTGTAGCCAACCTGTCGGGCCTATCAGTCGTAGAATGGGTGTACATGGCGTTTTACCAGAATCAGCTGGTGGGAAGTTTGCGCGGACACATTTCTTGCGCTTAAGCTACAATCCCGTCACGGATACAAGTCTAGTCATATGTCGTCTATTCACTGGGCGTACACATCAAATCCGAATACATGTGCAGTACTTAG GTTATCCAATAGTTGATGATCCTCTATACAATTCAGCTGATTGGGGTGAGTTGAAAGGGAAAGGCGCTAATTATGGAATAACTATAGAAGAAGTTATCCAAAGACTGAGTAATTCTCGTAACAGGGAAAAGTATATAATCCAAGAG ACCAATGAAAAGTTGAAAAGCTCTCTTGATCCAAATGTATTAGAACGTCTGCAATTGTGTAAAGATCCCTTATGCCCTGATTGTAAATTGACTTTCAAAGATCCAGAAATGAATAACTTAATACTGCGACTACATGCTTATCGTTATAGTGGATCTGATTGGTGCTATTCTGCACCTTTACCCAGTTGGGTTATCAATGAGAATGTACCAGACTTGCATGATGCGATAGAAGAGGCAATTGAACAGTTATAA